One window of the Corticium candelabrum chromosome 7, ooCorCand1.1, whole genome shotgun sequence genome contains the following:
- the LOC134182162 gene encoding hemicentin-1-like: MVYVHTLFNLLVVFCGFHQAQGCSLVCLNEGSIVQPCSCKCAPQWTGYDCSEPCGGNISSVTGHITSPGFPKNYKNYENCSWIVEVPPESTVVLSFKSFDLERFFDYVEVYKGETTESEPVGNYTSNEIPFETIMEKSFLIVFTTDSSVTRQGFSLYWNTYKGYIPRFLNATDGNHVHVTAIKGNKVSFLCDAIGIPKPQIVWKKDGLTIAKNRKLFVTQSGSELIFSRVNETDTGWYTCEAGNYLGKTQKSYQLTVHVFPVIIQMPVSIHLDQFFPNVQQAAFCCKVYGIPEPEVNWKKDGISIDTSSFHYTKGRQWLIIRNVDYRHLGNYFCYANNSLGQVESNAATLHASNANSTDLFSDVWFSYNSQPVPMYQSAYIKLFCHFIWFSCDLELGKARIYKNGIYVNTSTEDRFVLDEYIHDIRFTISNGTEADVGIYEIRLVDHDISWFTVIEFQGFPVTLITTTNDGLKSFYDEGTITCQSRIDNLQPIFVWYKNGVAINTAGNGYKISADYFKSYLTIQYYSTKQRDDVYNCTAINPAGSSTASTRVTVQEIDGWVESNRGSQCSLSCGSGYGITLVRRQCSISRVRCLGPAVYADACRPQTTCPTYASTEASLTSLISTGNVNTSHVAGKELSQRAVAGISVTVTAITTVLICMIIFYFVVHRRRQLLASNVTTSPDTQTEFPSRKSLHDDSRAEQNTAIGMLSFANAAVIESESSDLKPVETYEVVENVQDMKSNPAYGDVRSEGGDEANIYETPSAMYVPMQASARDTNE; this comes from the exons AACCATGTGGCGGTAACATTTCTTCGGTCACTGGTCATATAACGTCACCAGGATTTCCAAAgaattacaaaaattatgaAAACTGTAGTTGGATTGTCGAAGTGCCTCCAGAATCTACCGTCGTTTTGTCGTTTAAATCATTTGATCTAGAAAGATTTTTCGATTATGTCGAGGTTTACAAGGGAGAAACAACAGAATCTGAACCGGTCGGCAACTATACCTCAAACGAAATTCCGTTCGAAACAATTATGGAAAAGTCGTTTCTAATAGTATTTACAACCGACTCCTCAGTCACTCGTCAAGGATTTTCTCTATATTGGAATACATATAAAG GCTACATTCCCAGATTCTTAAATGCAACCGATGGAAACCATGTCCACGTCACAGCAATTAAAGGAAACAAAGTTAGCTTTCTCTGCGATGCTATCGGAATTCCCAAACCTCAAATTGTCTGGAAAAAGGACGGTCTTACGATTGCTAAAAATAGAAAGCTGTTTGTCACACAAAGTGGCAGTGAGCTTATCTTTTCTCGTGTCAACGAAACGGATACAGGTTGGTACACGTGCGAGGCAGGAAACTACTTGGGAAAGACACAGAAGAGTTATCAACTAACAGTTCACG TTTTCCCGGTTATTATTCAAATGCCGGTCAGTATTCACCTTGATCAATTCTTTCCAAACGTTCAGCAAGCAGCATTTTGCTGCAAAGTGTATGGCATTCCTGAGCCTGAAGTCAACTGGAAAAAG GATGGGATATCAATAGATACTTCAAGCTTTCACTATACAAAAGGAAGACAATGGTTGATAATTAGAAATGTTGATTACCGTCATCTTGGAAACTACTTCTGTTATGCTAACAACTCATTGGGTCAAGTAGAGTCAAATGCAGCTACGTTACATGCGTCAAATGCCAACAGTACAG ATTTATTCTCGGATGTCTGGTTTTCTTACAACTCTCAGCCTGTTCCTATGTACCAAAGTGCTTACATTAAACTATTTTGCCATTTTATTTGGTTCTCATGCGATCTCGAGCTAGGAAAGGCCAGAATTTACAAAAACGGAATTTATGTGAATACTTCAACTGAAGACCGATTTGTTCTCGATGAATATATACACGATATCAGATTTACTATTTCAAACGGAACTGAAGCCGATGTCGGAATATATGAAATACGGTTGGTCGACCACGACATTTCTTGGTTTACTGTCATCGAGTTCCAAG GTTTCCCCGTCACACTTATAACGACTACAAACGACGGCTTGAAAAGTTTTTACGACGAAGGGACTATTACATGTCAATCTAGAATCGACAATCTACAACCCATTTTTGTCTGGTACAAAAATGGTGTGGCTATAAATACCGCGGGCAATGGATACAAAATCTCTGCTGACTATTTCAAGAGTTATCTGACTATACAATACTATTCAACTAAACAAAGAGATGACGTTTACAACTGCACAGCAATTAATCCTGCGGGAAGCAGTACAGCAAGTACTAGAGTGACCGTTCAAG AGATCGACGGATGGGTAGAGTCAAATAGAGGTTCTCAGTGCAGTTTATCGTGTGGATCGGGTTATGGCATCACACTTGTACGAAGACAATGCAGCATCAGTAGAGTCCGGTGTTTAGGACCAGCTGTATACGCAGATGCATGTCGACCGCAAACTACGTGTCCAACTTATG CATCAACGGAAGCTTCACTGACATCTTTGATCTCAACTGGGAATGTAAACACATCAC ATGTAGCTGGCAAAGAGTTGTCTCAAAGAGCTGTAGCTGGTATATCCGTGACTGTGACGGCCATCACAACAGTTCTTATTTGCATGATTATTTTCTATTTCGTTGTGCATCGTCGTAGACAACTTCTTGCAAGCAATGTCACTACCTCACCGGACACGCAGACGGAATTTCCCTCTCGTAAATCACTACACGATGACTCCAGAGCCGAACAAAACACAGCAATTGGGATGCTGTCGTTTGCTAATGCTGCAGTCATTGAAAGTGAAAGCTCGGATTTGAAACCAGTAGAAACGTATGAAGTGGTAGAAAACGTACAAGACATGAAGAGTAACCCTGCATATGGTGATGTAAGGTCCGAAGGCGGTGATGAAGCAAACATATATGAAACACCAAGTGCAATGTACGTGCCAATGCAggcatctgcaagagatacaAATGAATAA